A stretch of the Actinomyces faecalis genome encodes the following:
- a CDS encoding C40 family peptidase, with protein sequence MTTRTSARHRKAARPLTPIATVAPAARRGMAVAASSGLALTMLASGANAAGAAEAAASAGSLEAAGVGAIAAQARDALATNEAITAGQVATLADVESVPEVSVAAPQAAAVEAETETGTEAAEAGAAAPAPAVAVAAPENASASSIVAIALQYQGVPYVSGGTTPSGWDCSGFVQYVYAQAGISLPRTSYAQGAAGTLVSAAEAQPGDIVYYGYHVGIYVGNGMMIDAGTPSTGTVYRAVFGSPIGYVRIG encoded by the coding sequence ATGACCACTCGCACCTCGGCCCGTCACCGCAAGGCGGCACGACCCCTGACCCCGATCGCGACCGTCGCTCCGGCTGCTCGCCGCGGCATGGCGGTGGCGGCCTCCTCCGGTCTGGCCCTGACCATGCTGGCTTCCGGGGCCAACGCCGCCGGAGCCGCTGAGGCTGCTGCCTCCGCCGGCTCCCTGGAGGCTGCTGGCGTCGGCGCGATCGCCGCCCAGGCGCGTGACGCCCTGGCCACCAACGAGGCCATCACCGCCGGTCAGGTGGCCACCCTGGCAGACGTCGAGTCCGTCCCCGAGGTGTCCGTGGCCGCCCCGCAGGCGGCTGCTGTCGAGGCTGAGACCGAGACCGGGACAGAGGCTGCGGAGGCTGGCGCCGCTGCGCCTGCCCCGGCTGTGGCCGTGGCTGCTCCCGAGAACGCCTCCGCCTCCTCGATCGTCGCGATCGCCTTGCAGTACCAGGGCGTTCCCTACGTCTCCGGCGGCACGACGCCGTCGGGCTGGGACTGCTCCGGGTTCGTCCAGTACGTCTACGCCCAGGCTGGCATCTCCCTGCCCCGCACCTCCTACGCCCAGGGCGCTGCGGGCACGCTCGTCTCGGCTGCTGAGGCTCAGCCCGGTGACATCGTCTACTACGGCTACCACGTGGGGATCTACGTGGGCAACGGCATGATGATCGACGCCGGCACCCCCTCCACCGGCACCGTCTACCGCGCGGTCTTCGGCTCTCCGATCGGCTACGTCCGTATCGGCTGA
- a CDS encoding universal stress protein, producing MAEDRVVLVGVDGSPESLGAVDWAVARAAREGWRVHILCAYSLPSFTTASLDGGYAALDDTAIRSGAQAVVDEAVSRVQGRGVTVTSSLETGDPAGVLVDLSSEAVLSVVGTRGGGGFADRLLGTVSSALPAHAHCPTVVVPRHTEGAEYTPVKRIVVGVDGSDSARKALKCAVIEAEAWGAELTAVAAVPMASGAGALAWLPAAVDRDQVLADVRSGLDRAVAEAVEDHPGVTVRRHALDGNAAQLMSEFSTAVDLVVVGSRGRGGFSGLLLGSTSQGVLSHAACPVMVVPSRTRDDRFESARNAGTPWGRA from the coding sequence ATGGCCGAAGACAGAGTCGTCCTCGTCGGAGTGGACGGATCACCTGAGTCGCTAGGGGCGGTGGACTGGGCTGTGGCCCGTGCTGCCCGCGAGGGGTGGCGCGTCCACATCCTGTGTGCCTACTCGCTGCCGTCCTTCACGACTGCGTCCCTCGACGGCGGGTACGCGGCCCTTGACGACACCGCTATCCGTTCCGGCGCGCAGGCGGTCGTCGACGAGGCTGTCAGTCGTGTCCAGGGACGTGGCGTGACCGTGACCAGCTCGCTGGAGACCGGCGACCCTGCTGGGGTCTTGGTGGACCTGTCGAGCGAAGCCGTCCTGTCCGTCGTCGGTACCCGTGGTGGTGGCGGCTTCGCTGACCGCCTGCTGGGGACGGTCTCCTCGGCGCTGCCGGCTCATGCCCACTGCCCGACCGTCGTCGTCCCGCGCCACACCGAGGGTGCCGAGTACACGCCGGTCAAGCGCATCGTCGTCGGTGTCGATGGCTCGGACTCGGCCCGCAAGGCCCTGAAGTGCGCTGTTATCGAGGCGGAGGCCTGGGGTGCTGAGCTCACGGCCGTGGCTGCGGTGCCGATGGCCTCCGGCGCGGGTGCGCTGGCCTGGCTGCCGGCTGCTGTAGACCGCGACCAGGTCCTGGCTGACGTGCGCAGCGGCCTGGACCGGGCGGTTGCGGAGGCCGTTGAGGATCACCCGGGGGTGACCGTGCGTCGGCACGCGCTTGACGGCAACGCCGCTCAGCTCATGAGTGAGTTCTCCACGGCGGTGGACCTCGTCGTCGTCGGTTCCCGCGGCCGTGGCGGCTTCTCCGGCCTGCTGCTGGGATCGACCAGTCAGGGTGTGCTCTCGCACGCCGCGTGCCCCGTGATGGTGGTTCCCTCGCGCACCCGCGACGACCGCTTCGAGTCAGCCCGCAACGCTGGAACCCCGTGGGGCCGCGCCTGA
- a CDS encoding DNA helicase: protein MTPSLFSFGRHRGQTQARAAEQKDPGAVSLPADADAADVADRPRTRGVWDGGDQDVVPAGGAEDFSPRVDPASGAAGGDEPEPGQPSAPTSHAHPSGRPGEAALEEALARWREELVDLGGVASLDDITLLDGVVDLTAAHPSGLAQLYAGRPTHLSSLVRERSALGVARQSLREVAGRTDLLARQFGVAPVYLALGVASWSETVPSATDDDGEPAEPMPQAARSGSDEPADGVAATDEVTHASEPEGLTRTINAPVLLRPVRLASTGGDAALTLGPSIEVNPVVTRALRSAGCRTDVDAVARASLSDLGFTPRAALTRLGSLGRQLLPDFEIHERLVVGAFVHPGQALVEDFDATVERARASALVAALAGDPDAQAALAMPLEEPDGVDRDPALERGVGDLDTAQLDAIEAVSTGASLLLDAPPGSDVAETLAAVLADAAASGRTVLHVPATGADGHAVAQALREQGLGDLVVDLTEDAGWRLHAAESIKESLGVEPPALDVAGILATREELGQVRERMTSALQALHVPREPWGVSAYEALQHLAELTTGRARSRTGARVERGMLDRLDEHGLDRARSLLHRAHDLELLTPQTASSAWNGITVADIDQATDALSRLAELADELLPAIEDDAAQVAEQCGISRALTLTQWWAQLELLDGLRDSLDVFVPAVFERSAADMVIATATRQWREERSIEMSGTTRRRFIKQAKDLVRPGRPVEDLHSELVKVQHRREAWRLYEPRSGWPELPTGLDGMQARARRARQAVDELQPLLATAEEVPDLMGMGLPALLTRVRSLADDDVTAQKLPEINRVMGQLGELGLGELVADLAARGVEEDELDTELEYCWWTSLLAHLLGSDPDLAGLDSGVLAERQGRLRELDAAQSAFLAAPVAQACARRVRAAVEEDKEAARALYVALSRDDGVPLREILAEHPLAMVVKPVWIVPPTLVPQVLDPQALVGLAVLDASAHMPVCQVLPAFVRAEQVIVVGDPRREPTGLAAELGALLPSVTLPTTRNSLDAQIASFLATHGYSDVVEAIPSPPGAAPLSLELVDGRGMPAPGQTAVESVPAEVDRVVDLVIDHALARPEQSLGVVALNARHAEQVRRATTAAVVGSPALEEFFAGGIAEPFVVVDLSEARSLRRDHVILSVGYAKTPHGRTIHSFGSVSEPSGMVSLVEALCASRGTTQVVSCLAPQDIDPERLHAPGAQLLRQLLVRAAGRAEDDAQGSSDYPDPLLVDLAERLWRKGLTVVPRYGLEGGTRIPLAIGHPDYPGELLVAVLTDDAEYVAEKSLRRRDRHWVERLERRGWRVYTAFSVSVFIDPEAEAAAIENEVLAVLSEREAERRRAEQVAAAPLTGLDTDAAQSGSDPGEVDQDQREREPVRGLRPPIAQGLPLQAYSDDQLDDLVAWIRSDGVERSIEAEVEELRATLALLRRGSGVDAVLTHAVTRTRAQADD, encoded by the coding sequence ATGACGCCTTCACTCTTCTCATTCGGCCGTCACCGTGGCCAGACGCAGGCCCGTGCGGCGGAGCAGAAGGATCCTGGTGCCGTGAGCCTGCCGGCAGACGCCGACGCCGCCGATGTCGCTGACAGGCCGCGGACGCGGGGCGTCTGGGACGGCGGGGACCAGGACGTGGTGCCTGCGGGCGGCGCTGAGGACTTCTCGCCACGGGTTGATCCTGCGTCCGGTGCGGCAGGTGGTGACGAGCCGGAGCCCGGACAGCCGTCGGCTCCGACCAGCCACGCCCATCCTTCCGGCCGCCCCGGTGAGGCGGCTCTGGAGGAGGCCCTCGCTCGGTGGCGTGAGGAGCTGGTGGACCTGGGCGGGGTTGCGAGCCTGGACGACATCACCCTCCTGGACGGCGTCGTCGACCTGACGGCTGCCCACCCCTCCGGCCTGGCCCAGCTCTACGCCGGCCGCCCGACCCACCTGTCCAGCCTCGTGCGCGAGCGCAGCGCCCTCGGCGTAGCGCGCCAGTCCCTGCGTGAGGTCGCTGGCCGCACGGACCTGCTGGCGCGCCAGTTTGGCGTCGCCCCGGTCTACCTGGCCCTCGGCGTCGCCTCCTGGAGCGAGACGGTCCCCTCCGCGACCGATGACGACGGCGAGCCGGCTGAGCCCATGCCGCAGGCCGCGCGCTCCGGCTCGGACGAGCCGGCTGACGGCGTGGCGGCGACGGACGAGGTCACGCACGCCTCCGAGCCGGAGGGCCTGACCCGCACGATCAATGCCCCGGTCCTGCTGCGGCCGGTGCGCCTGGCCTCGACCGGAGGCGACGCTGCGCTGACCCTGGGCCCCTCCATCGAGGTTAACCCCGTGGTCACCCGCGCGCTGCGCTCGGCTGGGTGCCGGACCGACGTCGACGCCGTCGCCCGCGCCTCCCTGTCCGACCTGGGCTTCACCCCGCGCGCGGCGCTGACGCGCCTGGGCTCGCTGGGACGCCAGCTCCTGCCGGACTTCGAGATCCACGAGCGGCTCGTCGTGGGTGCCTTCGTCCACCCCGGGCAGGCGCTGGTCGAGGACTTTGACGCCACGGTCGAGCGTGCACGGGCGTCCGCACTCGTCGCTGCCCTGGCTGGTGACCCTGACGCCCAGGCGGCCCTGGCCATGCCGCTGGAGGAGCCTGACGGCGTCGACCGCGACCCGGCGCTGGAGCGCGGGGTCGGGGACCTGGACACGGCCCAGCTCGACGCCATCGAGGCGGTGAGCACCGGCGCCTCGCTCCTGCTGGACGCCCCGCCTGGCTCTGACGTCGCCGAGACGCTGGCTGCCGTGCTGGCCGACGCCGCCGCCTCGGGGCGCACGGTCCTGCACGTGCCTGCCACCGGGGCGGACGGGCACGCCGTCGCCCAGGCGCTGCGGGAGCAGGGACTGGGCGACCTCGTGGTGGACCTGACCGAGGACGCGGGCTGGCGCCTGCACGCTGCGGAGTCGATCAAGGAGTCTCTGGGAGTCGAGCCGCCTGCGCTTGACGTCGCCGGCATCCTCGCCACGCGTGAGGAGCTGGGTCAGGTGCGCGAGCGCATGACGTCGGCCCTCCAGGCGCTTCACGTCCCGCGAGAGCCCTGGGGGGTGTCCGCCTACGAGGCTCTTCAGCACCTGGCGGAGCTCACCACCGGGCGCGCGCGCAGCCGCACCGGGGCGCGGGTGGAGCGGGGGATGCTGGACCGCCTGGATGAGCACGGCCTGGACCGGGCGCGCTCCCTGCTTCACCGTGCCCACGACCTGGAGCTGCTCACCCCGCAGACGGCGAGCTCGGCGTGGAACGGCATCACGGTCGCTGACATCGACCAGGCCACTGACGCCCTGAGCCGGCTCGCTGAGCTGGCTGACGAGCTGCTACCCGCTATCGAGGACGACGCCGCCCAGGTGGCTGAGCAGTGCGGTATCTCCCGTGCGCTCACGCTCACGCAGTGGTGGGCCCAGCTAGAGCTTCTTGACGGGCTGCGGGACTCCCTGGACGTGTTCGTCCCGGCCGTCTTCGAGCGCTCGGCCGCGGACATGGTCATCGCCACCGCGACCCGCCAGTGGCGCGAGGAGCGCTCTATCGAGATGTCCGGGACGACGCGCCGTCGCTTCATCAAGCAGGCCAAGGACCTCGTGCGACCTGGCCGCCCCGTGGAGGACCTTCACAGCGAGCTGGTCAAGGTCCAGCACCGTCGCGAGGCCTGGCGCCTGTACGAGCCCAGAAGCGGCTGGCCGGAGCTTCCGACCGGCCTGGACGGTATGCAGGCGCGTGCCCGGCGCGCACGGCAGGCGGTTGACGAGCTCCAGCCCCTGCTGGCCACGGCCGAGGAGGTCCCTGACCTCATGGGGATGGGGCTGCCGGCGCTGCTCACTCGTGTACGTTCCCTGGCTGACGACGACGTCACGGCGCAGAAGCTGCCGGAGATCAACCGCGTCATGGGGCAGCTCGGCGAGCTGGGTCTGGGTGAGCTGGTGGCGGACCTTGCCGCGCGTGGCGTGGAGGAGGACGAGCTCGATACCGAGCTGGAGTACTGCTGGTGGACCTCGTTGCTCGCGCACCTGCTGGGCTCGGACCCCGATCTGGCGGGGCTCGACTCCGGCGTGCTGGCTGAGCGGCAGGGGCGCTTGCGCGAGCTGGACGCCGCGCAGTCCGCGTTCTTGGCTGCTCCTGTGGCCCAGGCCTGCGCCCGCCGGGTGCGGGCAGCGGTCGAGGAGGACAAGGAGGCGGCACGGGCGCTGTACGTGGCGCTCTCGCGTGACGACGGCGTGCCGCTGCGCGAGATCCTGGCTGAGCACCCGCTGGCGATGGTGGTCAAGCCGGTGTGGATCGTGCCCCCCACCCTCGTGCCCCAGGTGCTCGACCCCCAGGCCCTGGTGGGACTGGCTGTTCTTGACGCCAGCGCGCACATGCCGGTGTGCCAGGTGCTGCCGGCCTTCGTACGTGCTGAGCAGGTCATCGTCGTCGGCGATCCTCGCCGCGAGCCCACAGGTCTGGCCGCTGAGCTCGGGGCGTTGCTGCCCTCGGTGACCCTGCCGACCACGCGCAACAGCCTGGACGCCCAGATCGCCTCCTTCCTGGCAACCCACGGTTACAGCGACGTCGTTGAGGCCATCCCCTCCCCGCCGGGAGCCGCTCCGCTGTCCCTGGAGCTGGTGGACGGGCGTGGTATGCCGGCACCCGGGCAGACGGCGGTGGAGTCCGTGCCGGCCGAGGTGGACCGCGTGGTGGACCTCGTCATCGACCACGCCCTGGCCCGTCCGGAGCAGTCGCTGGGCGTGGTGGCGCTCAACGCCCGCCACGCTGAGCAGGTCCGGCGCGCGACCACCGCGGCGGTGGTCGGCTCCCCGGCCCTGGAGGAGTTCTTCGCCGGGGGGATCGCTGAGCCCTTCGTCGTCGTCGACCTGTCCGAGGCGCGGTCGCTGCGCCGTGACCACGTCATCCTGAGCGTGGGCTACGCCAAGACCCCGCACGGCAGGACGATCCACAGCTTCGGCTCCGTCTCGGAGCCCAGCGGCATGGTGAGCCTGGTCGAGGCGCTGTGCGCCTCACGCGGCACAACCCAGGTGGTCTCCTGCCTGGCCCCGCAGGACATTGACCCCGAGCGCCTTCACGCCCCCGGGGCCCAGCTGCTCCGCCAGCTCCTTGTGCGGGCCGCGGGCCGGGCGGAGGACGACGCCCAGGGCAGCTCGGACTACCCGGACCCGCTGCTGGTCGACCTTGCCGAGCGCCTGTGGCGCAAGGGTCTGACGGTGGTGCCTCGGTACGGCCTGGAGGGTGGCACGCGCATCCCGCTGGCGATCGGGCACCCGGACTACCCAGGTGAGCTGTTGGTGGCGGTGCTGACCGACGACGCCGAGTACGTGGCGGAGAAGAGCCTGCGTCGCCGTGACCGGCACTGGGTCGAGCGCCTGGAGCGTCGTGGGTGGCGGGTGTACACCGCCTTCTCCGTCTCGGTCTTCATCGATCCTGAGGCGGAGGCCGCCGCGATCGAGAACGAGGTGCTCGCGGTGCTTAGCGAGCGTGAGGCTGAGAGGCGGCGCGCCGAGCAGGTAGCGGCTGCGCCGCTGACCGGGCTTGACACGGATGCGGCTCAGTCAGGCTCTGACCCTGGCGAGGTGGACCAGGACCAGCGGGAGCGTGAGCCGGTGCGTGGCCTACGGCCGCCGATCGCCCAGGGTCTGCCGCTACAGGCCTACTCCGACGACCAGCTGGACGACCTCGTGGCCTGGATCCGTTCCGACGGCGTCGAGCGCAGCATCGAGGCCGAGGTCGAGGAGCTGCGCGCGACACTGGCGCTGCTGCGCCGAGGCTCGGGCGTGGACGCGGTGCTGACGCACGCGGTGACTCGCACGCGGGCGCAGGCTGATGACTGA
- a CDS encoding transcriptional regulator encodes MTEPARTARSHRRVVALSQADRARVARGELPEAAAEEERRRHVDALTDALARADGGGEHANDARLLREVPPHWG; translated from the coding sequence ATGACTGAGCCGGCTCGGACGGCCAGGAGCCACCGCAGGGTGGTGGCCCTGTCCCAGGCGGACCGGGCCCGGGTGGCGCGAGGCGAGCTGCCGGAGGCGGCCGCTGAGGAGGAACGGCGTCGTCACGTCGACGCGCTCACTGACGCGCTGGCGCGTGCCGACGGCGGCGGTGAGCACGCCAACGACGCTCGCCTGCTGCGTGAGGTGCCCCCGCACTGGGGGTGA